Proteins from one Mycoplasma sp. Pen4 genomic window:
- the rpsT gene encoding 30S ribosomal protein S20, whose product MANIKSKIKSIAKMEAARQRNAAMKSRVKTAIRKAREAVLAKNEKAAELVAFAHKTISKAVSKGVFHANKGQRKHSRLDAFVNKNK is encoded by the coding sequence ATGGCTAACATTAAATCTAAAATTAAAAGTATTGCTAAAATGGAAGCAGCACGTCAAAGAAACGCAGCAATGAAATCACGTGTAAAAACAGCTATCCGTAAAGCAAGAGAAGCAGTTTTAGCTAAGAATGAAAAAGCAGCTGAATTAGTTGCATTCGCTCACAAAACAATTTCTAAAGCTGTATCAAAAGGTGTTTTCCACGCTAACAAAGGTCAAAGAAAACACTCACGTTTAGATGCATTTGTAAACAAAAACAAATAG
- a CDS encoding type III restriction endonuclease subunit M, translating to MNNKNTQEVLLKDYLDKVDKLLPTEFNNDQKELVKLMLELVNEKQPNNLQNAYQFLINRIKLGFRFDAAPDVPNKDKVVILEKDKTRSFKLNDQKPQNQLIIGENYDALKALNLIEWERERERERA from the coding sequence ATGAATAATAAAAATACACAAGAAGTCTTATTAAAAGACTACTTGGATAAAGTTGATAAATTACTTCCAACAGAATTTAACAATGATCAAAAAGAATTAGTTAAATTAATGTTAGAGTTAGTTAACGAAAAACAACCAAACAATTTACAAAATGCATATCAATTCCTAATCAATAGAATTAAATTAGGTTTTAGATTTGATGCTGCACCAGATGTGCCAAACAAAGATAAAGTTGTTATCTTAGAAAAAGATAAAACACGTTCATTTAAATTAAATGACCAAAAACCTCAAAACCAACTTATTATTGGTGAAAACTATGATGCTCTAAAAGCATTAAACTTAATAGAATGAGAGAGAGAGAGAGAGAGAGAGAGAGCATAG
- a CDS encoding AbiJ-NTD4 domain-containing protein yields the protein MKTNNHKEYNPRKGDTESINFYNFIQAFILNQDYVWVLDFLEFLLKKLNKDYANCRKPEPPYDEPTEICENFKRDGTVERTNNTFKENSIGYRVFNNLTINSIIDENQIQSIENTLKIDDISTHISKALRHLKKQDFENSIKESITDVELCCSKIVNESISGLKDFFAKLKKKKRNLEIHPALEDGYVSLYGWTSDANGIRHAGSLKNRKSATYEEALYMIVSCSAFINYLQQLNNKE from the coding sequence ATGAAAACAAATAATCATAAGGAATATAATCCAAGAAAAGGAGATACTGAATCAATCAACTTTTACAACTTTATTCAAGCATTTATTCTAAATCAGGATTATGTATGAGTTTTAGACTTCTTAGAATTTTTATTAAAAAAACTAAACAAGGATTACGCAAATTGTCGAAAACCAGAACCACCTTACGATGAGCCTACCGAAATTTGTGAAAATTTTAAAAGAGACGGGACAGTTGAACGAACAAATAATACATTTAAAGAAAATAGTATTGGTTATAGGGTGTTTAACAATTTAACTATTAATTCCATAATTGATGAAAATCAAATACAATCAATAGAAAATACTTTAAAAATCGATGATATTAGTACTCACATTTCTAAAGCATTAAGACATTTGAAAAAACAAGATTTTGAAAATTCAATTAAAGAATCAATAACAGACGTTGAATTATGTTGTTCAAAAATTGTGAATGAAAGTATTTCTGGTTTAAAGGACTTTTTTGCGAAACTTAAAAAGAAAAAAAGAAACTTAGAAATACATCCCGCTTTAGAAGATGGATATGTATCCTTATATGGTTGAACAAGTGATGCCAATGGTATAAGACACGCTGGAAGTTTAAAAAATAGAAAATCAGCAACCTATGAAGAAGCATTATATATGATTGTATCATGCTCGGCCTTCATAAATTACTTACAACAACTCAACAATAAAGAATAG